The following proteins are co-located in the Sporolituus thermophilus DSM 23256 genome:
- the rpmE gene encoding 50S ribosomal protein L31 — protein MQEKIHPKYGEARVVCGCGNTFTTGSVKKELRVDVCSKCHPFFTGQQRTVAARGRIEKFNKRYGQE, from the coding sequence ATGCAAGAAAAAATCCATCCCAAGTACGGTGAAGCAAGAGTCGTATGCGGTTGCGGCAATACCTTCACCACTGGTTCTGTTAAAAAAGAACTGCGTGTAGACGTTTGCTCCAAGTGCCATCCTTTCTTCACCGGCCAACAGCGTACGGTCGCTGCCCGTGGCCGCATCGAGAAATTCAATAAGCGCTACGGCCAAGAATAA
- a CDS encoding radical SAM protein, whose translation MGLVTALYADPNGNIFDAPGYQAVGRSGSATVRLSPAEMIPLPEGAELMFLPGRTALAARKDKIEPLAGPLLAVAAMLPVGYTRTHLPAFRRQEGAPPLPLFGYTAVALYKDEMYVAAIQSAANDKWDPARYNTADLSRRIARVKKDLPNNRLVDHLAHCSLKWHCCTAQNLFYRRWEAGIPVSPACNANCLGCISLQSAECCPAPQSRIAFQPTAEEVAEVGTYHLTGAPDAIISFGQGCEGEPSLAAGVIAAAVRRIRAQTGRGIININTNAGYTDGIAQIVDAGLNSMRVSIISARPDAYQAYYRAGYRLDDVKASIRYAKAKGVYVSLNMLLFPGFNDRPEEAAAWYDFLAETGVDMVQLRNLNFDPDLFLAAMPPSSAEPIGVRPFLAELARRFPRLRLGSFTVYPG comes from the coding sequence ATGGGTCTAGTTACCGCGTTATATGCCGACCCAAACGGCAATATCTTTGATGCTCCGGGCTATCAGGCCGTGGGGCGGTCGGGCTCTGCCACGGTCAGGCTAAGCCCTGCCGAAATGATTCCCCTCCCGGAAGGGGCTGAGCTCATGTTTTTGCCCGGCCGGACGGCCCTGGCCGCCCGAAAGGATAAGATCGAACCCCTTGCCGGGCCGCTCCTGGCGGTGGCCGCCATGCTGCCGGTCGGCTACACCCGTACCCATCTGCCCGCTTTTCGCCGGCAGGAGGGGGCGCCGCCGCTGCCCCTGTTCGGCTACACGGCCGTCGCTTTGTATAAGGACGAAATGTATGTGGCTGCAATACAGAGCGCCGCCAACGATAAATGGGATCCGGCCCGCTACAATACCGCCGACCTGTCCCGCCGCATCGCCCGGGTCAAGAAGGATTTGCCCAACAACCGCCTGGTGGACCATCTGGCGCACTGTTCGCTCAAGTGGCATTGCTGCACGGCCCAGAACCTCTTTTACCGGCGGTGGGAGGCGGGGATCCCTGTGTCGCCGGCCTGCAACGCCAACTGCCTGGGCTGCATTTCCCTGCAGTCGGCCGAGTGCTGTCCGGCGCCGCAAAGCCGCATTGCTTTTCAACCGACGGCCGAAGAAGTGGCGGAGGTTGGCACATATCACCTGACCGGCGCGCCGGACGCCATCATCAGTTTCGGCCAGGGCTGTGAAGGCGAGCCGTCGCTGGCTGCCGGCGTCATTGCCGCCGCGGTGCGCCGTATTCGGGCCCAAACCGGCCGGGGCATCATTAACATTAATACCAACGCCGGCTATACCGACGGCATCGCCCAAATTGTCGACGCCGGCCTAAACAGCATGCGGGTAAGCATTATCAGCGCCCGCCCCGACGCGTACCAAGCTTATTACCGCGCCGGTTACCGCCTGGACGATGTGAAGGCGTCGATCCGTTACGCCAAAGCGAAGGGGGTTTACGTCTCGCTCAATATGCTGCTTTTCCCCGGGTTTAACGACCGGCCGGAGGAGGCGGCGGCCTGGTATGATTTTCTTGCGGAAACCGGGGTGGATATGGTGCAGCTGCGCAACCTCAATTTCGACCCCGATTTGTTTCTGGCCGCCATGCCGCCATCATCTGCCGAGCCGATAGGCGTACGTCCCTTCCTGGCCGAATTGGCGCGCCGCTTTCCCCGCCTGCGCCTGGGTAGTTTCACCGTTTATCCCGGCTAA
- the pth gene encoding aminoacyl-tRNA hydrolase, translating to MKVIVGLGNPGREYSATRHNVGFMVIDELARRWGIGDWRRRHEAEVAEYRGAGAVLLVKPQTYMNLSGRAVGEIARWYKLAAEDIIVVFDDLDLPVGRLRLRMKGSSGGHRGIESILAHLGADTFARVRVGIGRPPQGWATADYVLSKFAPDEAPLIDQAIVRAADAVEAILKDGLNKAMNAFNK from the coding sequence ATGAAAGTGATTGTGGGCCTGGGCAACCCCGGTCGGGAGTACAGTGCCACCCGCCATAACGTTGGCTTTATGGTAATAGACGAGCTGGCACGCCGGTGGGGCATCGGCGACTGGCGTCGTCGCCACGAGGCCGAGGTGGCCGAGTACCGGGGTGCCGGCGCCGTGCTTCTGGTCAAACCACAGACATACATGAATTTAAGCGGCCGCGCCGTGGGCGAGATTGCCCGCTGGTACAAACTGGCGGCCGAAGACATTATTGTTGTTTTCGACGACCTCGACCTGCCGGTGGGACGGCTGCGCTTGCGCATGAAGGGCTCAAGCGGCGGCCACCGGGGAATTGAATCCATCCTGGCGCACCTTGGCGCCGATACTTTTGCCCGCGTGCGGGTCGGTATCGGCCGGCCGCCGCAAGGGTGGGCGACGGCCGATTATGTCCTGAGCAAGTTTGCGCCGGACGAGGCGCCCCTGATCGACCAGGCCATTGTCCGCGCCGCCGATGCGGTGGAGGCCATCCTCAAAGACGGACTGAACAAAGCGATGAACGCGTTTAACAAGTAG
- a CDS encoding polysaccharide deacetylase family protein, translated as MFEPKLRLISMLGLLTTVVVISLVLDYLRILRRPARLGLGVAVLGILTGFVLTLNAVLPGTDFYGPAFSEGDSSQKLVALTFDDGPYPPYTGQILDILKEYQVPATFFVIGKNAEKHPDLVKRIVAEGHQLGNHTYNHIDLLKADRETIAAEVDRTGAVLAAITGQAPPRIVRPPHGFRDAVVMDVMAEKGIRVVEWSVMSRDWTNPGVDVIVARTVSKVKNGSIILLHDGDGVAATASRAQTVEAVRHIIRDLLAKGYRFVTVDEILTKTEEKNR; from the coding sequence ATGTTTGAACCCAAGCTGCGGCTGATTAGTATGCTCGGGCTGCTGACAACAGTGGTCGTCATCAGCCTGGTCCTCGACTACTTGCGGATCTTGCGGCGGCCGGCGCGCCTGGGACTGGGCGTGGCCGTCCTGGGGATTCTTACCGGTTTCGTGCTTACGCTTAATGCCGTTTTGCCGGGAACGGACTTTTACGGGCCGGCTTTTTCCGAAGGCGACTCATCGCAGAAACTGGTGGCCCTCACTTTTGACGACGGCCCCTATCCGCCCTATACCGGCCAGATTTTGGACATACTAAAAGAATATCAGGTGCCGGCCACCTTTTTCGTCATCGGCAAAAACGCGGAAAAACACCCTGACCTGGTGAAACGGATCGTGGCGGAAGGGCATCAGCTTGGCAATCATACATATAACCATATCGATCTCTTAAAGGCCGACCGGGAGACGATTGCCGCGGAGGTCGACCGCACCGGCGCGGTGCTGGCGGCTATCACTGGCCAGGCGCCGCCGCGCATTGTCCGGCCGCCCCATGGCTTCCGCGATGCCGTCGTGATGGACGTCATGGCCGAAAAGGGCATCAGAGTGGTCGAGTGGTCGGTCATGAGCCGCGACTGGACCAACCCGGGGGTGGACGTTATTGTTGCCCGCACCGTCAGCAAAGTTAAAAACGGCTCCATCATCCTGCTCCATGACGGCGACGGCGTAGCGGCCACCGCGTCCCGCGCCCAAACGGTGGAGGCGGTGCGCCACATTATCCGCGACCTTTTAGCCAAGGGTTACCGGTTTGTGACTGTCGACGAAATTCTGACCAAAACGGAGGAAAAGAACCGATGA
- a CDS encoding GNAT family N-acetyltransferase: protein MRIEQATAADIPAIAAIFTECFKESVLHHCGGRLPNPQAMIDVFSLVYDAEPAAAFVAREGDAIVGYCFAPARLSGLWRRAVLSGALFRWAWRWVTGRYGFGLHPLKVIVLNKLAFLRSAVAPAKAADARILSIAVTKACRGRGVASALMDAALTYFCSCRARRVRLEVRPDNAPAIRVYEKHGFVPGGFTYDSQGPWLIMFKEMGAGNV from the coding sequence ATGCGCATTGAGCAGGCCACGGCGGCGGATATACCGGCCATTGCCGCGATTTTTACCGAGTGCTTTAAAGAGAGCGTGCTCCATCATTGCGGCGGGCGTTTGCCTAATCCGCAGGCAATGATCGATGTTTTCTCCCTGGTGTATGACGCCGAGCCGGCGGCGGCTTTTGTCGCCCGCGAAGGGGATGCGATCGTAGGCTATTGCTTTGCACCGGCCCGCTTATCCGGCCTGTGGCGGCGCGCCGTCCTGAGTGGAGCGCTTTTTCGCTGGGCGTGGCGGTGGGTTACGGGCCGCTATGGTTTCGGCCTGCACCCACTCAAAGTAATTGTGCTCAATAAACTGGCCTTTTTGCGCTCGGCGGTGGCGCCAGCCAAAGCGGCGGACGCCCGTATACTGTCGATCGCCGTTACCAAGGCGTGTCGTGGCCGGGGCGTCGCCAGCGCCCTCATGGACGCGGCGCTCACTTATTTTTGCTCCTGCCGGGCAAGAAGGGTGCGCCTTGAAGTCCGGCCGGACAACGCTCCGGCCATTCGCGTCTATGAAAAACATGGCTTTGTGCCGGGCGGCTTTACCTACGATTCGCAGGGGCCATGGCTCATCATGTTTAAGGAAATGGGGGCCGGAAATGTTTGA
- a CDS encoding ribose-phosphate diphosphokinase → MILDDGKRLRIFTGNANPALAEEIASYLGLTVGDAFVGRFNNGEIQVIIDESVRGKDVFIIQPTSQPVNDNLMELLIMVDAFKRASARHITAVIPYYGYARQDRKTRGREPISAKLVANLLTTAGVTRVVTMDLHAGQIQGFFDIPVDHLLGVPILAEYIAAKKLEDLIVVSPDLGGVTRARQLADRLHAPIAIIEKRRPAPGVAEVMNLIGSVEGKTAVIIDDIVDTAGSLTEGARALAQFGAKEVYACCTHPVLSPPAVERVENSNIKELIVTNTIPVPPEKRTPKIKVLSVAPLFGEAIIRIFGDLSVSKLFDD, encoded by the coding sequence ATGATTTTAGACGACGGTAAACGACTGCGCATTTTTACCGGTAACGCTAATCCGGCGTTGGCCGAGGAAATTGCGTCTTATCTCGGCCTGACGGTGGGCGATGCCTTCGTGGGCCGCTTTAACAACGGCGAAATTCAGGTTATCATTGATGAGAGCGTGCGCGGCAAGGATGTTTTCATCATTCAGCCGACCAGCCAGCCGGTAAACGACAACCTGATGGAACTCTTAATCATGGTCGACGCTTTCAAACGGGCCTCGGCCCGTCATATCACCGCCGTAATTCCCTATTACGGCTACGCGCGGCAGGATCGCAAGACGCGGGGCCGGGAACCCATCTCCGCCAAACTGGTCGCCAATCTGCTGACAACCGCCGGGGTAACGCGTGTTGTTACCATGGATTTGCATGCCGGCCAAATACAGGGCTTTTTCGACATTCCGGTAGACCATCTGCTCGGTGTGCCGATTCTGGCCGAATATATCGCCGCGAAAAAATTGGAAGACCTGATTGTCGTTTCCCCCGACCTGGGCGGCGTCACGCGGGCCCGGCAGCTGGCCGACCGCCTGCATGCGCCGATTGCCATCATTGAAAAACGCCGCCCGGCGCCGGGCGTGGCCGAGGTTATGAACCTTATTGGCAGCGTCGAAGGCAAGACCGCGGTTATCATCGACGACATCGTGGACACGGCCGGGTCGCTTACCGAAGGCGCCCGGGCGCTGGCCCAGTTCGGCGCCAAGGAAGTTTACGCCTGCTGCACCCACCCGGTGCTCAGCCCGCCGGCGGTCGAGCGGGTGGAAAACTCCAATATTAAGGAGCTTATCGTCACCAACACTATCCCTGTTCCACCGGAGAAGCGGACGCCGAAAATTAAGGTGTTGTCGGTAGCGCCGCTGTTTGGCGAGGCCATCATCCGCATTTTCGGCGATCTGTCGGTGAGCAAGCTCTTTGACGATTAA
- the glmU gene encoding bifunctional UDP-N-acetylglucosamine diphosphorylase/glucosamine-1-phosphate N-acetyltransferase GlmU: protein MSELAALVLAAGKGTRMKSALPKVLHKVGGKPMVQHVLDAARQAGATRNIVVIGFGAEAVAAELEGQAEFVVQAEQLGTGHAVMQAESKLADFQGTVLVLCGDTPLLEGEMLKGLVAQHRAQRAAATVLTAHMPDPTGYGRVIRSADGQVLKIVEQKDASSAEQAVNEVNTGIYCFEGPALFRALRRVRRDNAQGEYYLTDVIGILVNEGAKVWALPAADYQATLGINSRLQLAEAERIIRRRKLTALMESGVTIMDPASTFIDAEVQIAPDTVIYPFTWLEGRTMIGQGCVIGPSTRIQDTTVGDNATIHFTYAHECQIGDDVTVGPYVHLRPGTVLARGVKIGNFVEVKNSQIGENSKIPHLSYIGDTDMGARVNIGSGTITVNYDGKQKYRTIIEDDAFIGCNTNLVAPVTVGLGAYVAAGSTITKNVPPSALGVARARQTNIEGWADKHRKK from the coding sequence ATGTCTGAACTAGCGGCGCTTGTGCTGGCGGCCGGCAAGGGCACACGGATGAAATCGGCCCTACCCAAGGTGCTGCACAAGGTGGGCGGTAAGCCTATGGTGCAGCATGTGCTGGATGCGGCCCGCCAAGCGGGAGCGACCCGGAATATCGTCGTAATCGGCTTCGGCGCCGAAGCGGTGGCGGCCGAACTGGAGGGTCAGGCAGAGTTCGTTGTTCAGGCCGAACAATTAGGTACCGGCCATGCCGTAATGCAGGCGGAAAGCAAACTGGCCGACTTTCAGGGCACGGTCCTGGTGCTCTGTGGCGACACGCCCCTGCTCGAGGGGGAGATGCTGAAAGGGCTGGTAGCTCAGCACCGCGCGCAGCGGGCCGCGGCGACCGTCCTGACGGCCCATATGCCCGACCCGACCGGTTATGGACGGGTTATCCGCAGCGCTGACGGCCAGGTGCTCAAGATTGTTGAGCAAAAAGACGCGAGCTCGGCCGAACAGGCGGTTAATGAAGTAAACACCGGCATTTACTGTTTCGAAGGGCCGGCTCTGTTTCGCGCCCTGCGAAGGGTGCGCCGCGACAACGCCCAAGGTGAATATTACCTCACTGATGTGATCGGCATTTTAGTAAACGAAGGCGCCAAAGTCTGGGCCTTGCCGGCGGCTGATTACCAGGCGACGCTGGGCATCAATTCACGCCTGCAACTGGCTGAGGCCGAGCGGATCATCCGCCGGCGCAAGCTGACGGCGCTGATGGAAAGCGGCGTTACTATTATGGATCCGGCCAGTACGTTTATTGACGCCGAAGTCCAGATCGCTCCGGATACCGTCATTTATCCCTTTACCTGGCTGGAAGGCCGGACGATGATTGGGCAGGGCTGCGTCATCGGTCCCAGCACGCGTATACAGGACACGACGGTGGGCGACAATGCCACTATCCACTTTACGTATGCGCACGAGTGCCAAATTGGCGACGACGTGACGGTCGGTCCTTATGTCCATCTCCGGCCGGGTACGGTTCTGGCCCGGGGCGTTAAAATCGGCAACTTTGTCGAAGTGAAGAATTCGCAGATCGGGGAAAATAGCAAGATTCCCCATCTTAGCTATATTGGTGACACCGATATGGGCGCACGGGTCAATATTGGGTCCGGTACGATTACCGTCAATTACGACGGTAAGCAAAAATACCGCACCATCATTGAGGACGACGCGTTTATCGGCTGTAACACCAACCTGGTGGCGCCGGTGACGGTGGGCTTAGGCGCTTATGTGGCTGCCGGCTCGACAATTACCAAGAACGTGCCGCCGTCCGCCCTGGGAGTGGCCCGTGCCCGGCAGACCAACATCGAAGGATGGGCGGACAAGCACCGGAAAAAGTAA
- the ilvA gene encoding threonine ammonia-lyase, translating into MDNIAVTLNDVKQAQEALAGLVHRTPLDYSHTFSAMAGCDVYLKLENLQKTGSFKIRGAYNKIHSLTEAEKRRGVIAASAGNHAQGVAFAARLAGIRATIVMPEVAPLAKIMATRGYGAEVLLAGAVYDEAFQKAKQVQAEKGQTFIHAFNDPAVIAGQGTVGLEILRDLDDVSAIVAPIGGGGLIAGIAAAVKELAPHVKIYGVQAQGAPAVYMSKQAHEIKTTPDAVTMADGIAVKVPGDLTFAIIDKYVDDVVVVDDEATAGAILMLLERAKLMVEGAGAVSLAAVLHGKIPAKGKLACILSGGNIDVNFISRIIERGLVKAGRRVKMTTLVLDRPGELQRLLAVIAKSRANVIHVYHDRVARNVPLGQAVVELSLETRDALHTDEILANLRREGYTVSLL; encoded by the coding sequence ATGGATAATATTGCCGTCACGCTAAACGATGTCAAACAAGCTCAGGAAGCCCTTGCCGGCCTTGTTCACCGCACACCCCTTGACTATAGCCACACTTTCAGCGCCATGGCTGGCTGCGATGTATACCTGAAGCTGGAAAACCTGCAGAAAACCGGTTCTTTCAAAATTCGCGGGGCCTACAACAAGATTCACTCGCTCACCGAAGCCGAAAAGCGACGGGGGGTGATCGCCGCGTCTGCCGGCAACCACGCCCAGGGGGTGGCGTTTGCCGCCAGGCTGGCCGGGATAAGAGCAACCATTGTCATGCCGGAAGTAGCGCCACTGGCGAAAATCATGGCCACCCGCGGTTATGGCGCGGAGGTGCTGCTTGCCGGCGCGGTCTACGACGAGGCGTTCCAAAAGGCCAAACAGGTACAGGCGGAAAAGGGCCAGACCTTTATTCATGCTTTTAACGATCCGGCCGTTATCGCCGGTCAGGGGACGGTGGGACTGGAAATCTTGCGCGACCTCGACGACGTGTCGGCCATCGTTGCCCCGATTGGCGGCGGCGGCCTCATCGCCGGCATCGCCGCCGCAGTCAAGGAACTGGCTCCCCATGTGAAAATTTACGGGGTCCAGGCCCAGGGCGCGCCGGCGGTCTATATGTCGAAACAGGCTCATGAAATTAAAACTACTCCCGACGCCGTAACCATGGCTGACGGGATAGCGGTCAAAGTACCGGGCGATCTTACCTTCGCCATTATTGACAAATATGTAGACGATGTGGTGGTCGTTGATGATGAGGCCACCGCCGGCGCCATTCTCATGCTGCTGGAGCGGGCCAAACTCATGGTCGAGGGCGCCGGGGCGGTAAGCCTGGCGGCCGTCCTCCATGGCAAAATCCCCGCCAAGGGCAAACTGGCCTGCATCCTGTCCGGCGGCAATATCGACGTCAACTTTATTTCCCGCATTATTGAACGCGGCCTGGTAAAAGCCGGCCGCCGCGTAAAAATGACGACCCTGGTCCTCGACCGTCCCGGGGAGCTCCAGCGGCTGCTAGCCGTCATTGCCAAGTCCCGGGCCAATGTCATTCATGTTTATCATGACCGGGTAGCGCGCAACGTACCGCTCGGCCAGGCCGTCGTGGAGCTCAGCCTGGAAACGCGCGATGCCCTCCATACCGATGAAATCCTGGCAAACTTGCGCCGCGAAGGCTACACGGTTAGCTTGCTCTAA
- the purR gene encoding pur operon repressor, producing the protein MEKVRRVERVVALTKLLVDRPHHLFSLGYFSELFGAAKSTISEDILTIKQALQSFGLGTLETVSGAAGGVRYLPQQEAAAINGLLTGLAEQLKSADRIIPGGFLYMSDILFNSQLMLQIGEVFMTRFQHLAPDCVMTVETKGIPLAFATARAFNVPLVIVRRGSKVTEGPAVSINYVTGSSRRIQTMSLAKRAVPAGARVLIIDDFMKAGGTARGLVDLAQEVGAQVVGTGVLVATAEPQEKLVEDYVALLILHAVDEHTKKTDIRPALV; encoded by the coding sequence ATGGAAAAAGTACGGAGAGTGGAACGGGTAGTGGCGCTTACCAAATTGCTGGTTGACCGGCCGCACCACCTGTTTTCGCTTGGGTATTTCAGCGAACTCTTCGGCGCCGCCAAGTCCACCATCAGCGAAGATATTCTTACCATAAAACAAGCGCTGCAGAGCTTTGGCTTGGGGACGCTCGAAACAGTGAGCGGCGCTGCCGGCGGCGTGCGCTACCTGCCGCAGCAGGAGGCAGCGGCTATTAACGGTTTGCTCACCGGCCTGGCCGAACAGCTAAAGAGTGCCGACCGGATTATTCCCGGCGGTTTTTTGTATATGTCCGATATTTTGTTTAACAGCCAGCTGATGCTGCAAATAGGCGAGGTGTTTATGACCCGCTTTCAGCATTTGGCACCCGATTGTGTCATGACCGTGGAAACTAAGGGGATTCCCCTTGCTTTTGCCACGGCCCGGGCGTTCAACGTGCCGCTTGTCATTGTGCGGCGCGGCAGTAAAGTGACCGAAGGACCGGCGGTAAGCATCAACTATGTGACAGGGTCGTCGCGTCGCATTCAGACGATGTCGCTGGCCAAGCGGGCCGTCCCGGCGGGCGCGCGGGTGCTTATCATCGACGATTTCATGAAGGCTGGCGGCACCGCGCGCGGGCTTGTTGATCTGGCCCAGGAAGTGGGGGCCCAGGTCGTCGGCACCGGTGTCCTGGTAGCCACGGCCGAGCCGCAGGAAAAACTAGTGGAAGACTATGTAGCCCTGCTTATCTTACACGCAGTGGATGAGCATACTAAGAAAACAGATATTAGACCGGCCTTGGTCTGA
- a CDS encoding nucleotidyltransferase family protein: MYDAIILAGGQNAEPLRQVSAQPYEAMIDIAGKPMVTFVAEALAACPQVGRIFVVGPARELANCGLPPSAVVVEGGRTIVETISRGMAALGHERKVLVVTADIPLVTPEAIQDFLAQCSRVEADLYYPIVRREDNERYYPGNKRTYVRFREGTYTGGNIFLVNPAIVPRCMAVAERIIENRKNPFKLCCLLGWSFVFKFIFGRLMLPEVEKRVAAMLGITGAVIESRYPELGIDVDKPSDLEMVRSLVQG; encoded by the coding sequence ATGTATGACGCCATTATCCTGGCCGGCGGCCAAAATGCCGAACCGCTCCGGCAAGTTTCGGCCCAGCCGTATGAAGCAATGATTGATATCGCCGGCAAGCCCATGGTAACATTTGTCGCCGAAGCATTGGCAGCCTGTCCGCAGGTCGGCCGCATCTTCGTCGTCGGTCCGGCCAGAGAACTGGCAAACTGCGGGCTGCCCCCCAGCGCCGTGGTCGTGGAAGGCGGCAGGACAATCGTCGAAACCATTAGCCGCGGCATGGCCGCCTTGGGCCATGAGCGCAAAGTGCTGGTCGTAACCGCCGACATCCCGCTGGTGACGCCGGAGGCCATCCAGGATTTTTTGGCCCAATGCAGCCGGGTGGAAGCCGATTTATATTATCCTATTGTCCGGCGGGAAGACAATGAGCGCTACTATCCCGGCAACAAGCGCACTTATGTGCGCTTTCGGGAAGGTACCTATACGGGCGGCAACATCTTTCTGGTCAACCCGGCCATCGTGCCGCGCTGCATGGCGGTGGCCGAACGCATCATCGAAAACCGCAAAAACCCGTTTAAACTGTGCTGCCTGCTGGGCTGGAGTTTTGTCTTCAAATTCATCTTCGGCCGCCTGATGCTGCCGGAAGTGGAGAAGCGGGTAGCGGCGATGCTGGGCATCACCGGCGCCGTCATCGAGTCGCGCTACCCGGAACTGGGGATCGATGTCGACAAACCCAGCGATCTGGAAATGGTGCGCAGCCTGGTGCAGGGGTAA
- a CDS encoding GntR family transcriptional regulator — protein MERRLLPIKLDSYQPLREVVAETLRNAINSGLLKPGERLMETQLAEELGVSRTPVREAIRKLELEGFVVMIPRRGTYVAGLSIKDINEVFEIRTALDVLAAGLAAERITDEELEQLERLLVQIGEEIDKGEIQRIVELDSLFHDILYRASRNDRLVGIINNLREQFTRFRTISMAYPGRLKNTLEEHRKLVEAIAARDIEAAQQVAREHMENSEQVLLQDLNERQSSDRPY, from the coding sequence ATGGAACGGCGCTTACTGCCGATTAAACTGGATAGTTACCAACCGCTGCGCGAGGTGGTGGCCGAAACGCTGCGCAACGCTATCAACAGCGGCCTGTTGAAACCCGGGGAACGGCTCATGGAGACGCAACTCGCCGAAGAATTGGGCGTCAGCCGTACGCCGGTGCGGGAAGCCATCCGGAAACTGGAACTGGAAGGATTTGTCGTCATGATCCCGCGGCGCGGCACGTATGTAGCCGGTCTGTCCATCAAGGACATCAACGAGGTGTTTGAAATTCGCACCGCCCTTGACGTTCTGGCCGCCGGGCTGGCGGCCGAGCGTATTACCGATGAGGAACTTGAGCAGCTCGAGCGGCTGTTAGTCCAGATTGGGGAGGAAATTGACAAGGGCGAAATCCAAAGAATCGTGGAACTTGACAGTCTGTTTCACGATATTTTGTACCGGGCCAGCCGCAACGACCGTCTGGTAGGCATTATCAATAACCTGCGTGAGCAGTTTACCCGTTTCCGCACTATTTCGATGGCCTATCCGGGTCGTCTGAAAAACACGCTGGAAGAACACCGGAAATTGGTGGAGGCGATCGCGGCGCGGGATATCGAGGCGGCCCAACAGGTGGCCCGAGAACATATGGAAAATTCCGAACAGGTGCTACTGCAGGATTTAAACGAACGGCAAAGCAGCGACCGGCCATATTAA
- the ispE gene encoding 4-(cytidine 5'-diphospho)-2-C-methyl-D-erythritol kinase, giving the protein MLTISAYAKINLALDVLGRRSDGYHEVVMIMQAITLADAVTLTEQQRDITVTCDRSDLACDHTNLAYRAASLIRDTFRIDRGVHIHLTKRIPLAAGLAGGSADAAAVLRGLNRLWGLGLNSHELERLGAALGSDVPFCLHGGTMLATGRGEILTPLPPLPQCFVVLAKPAVSVSTAWVYGNFRPQAVGRRPDIAAMRRSLAQSDLAAVAAGLGNVLESVTIPAYPDIDRLKRLMVEAGALGSLMSGSGPTVFGLAAGREQAEHIAAMLRQQTAAEIFVAETLMKVEE; this is encoded by the coding sequence ATGCTGACCATTAGTGCGTATGCCAAAATTAATTTAGCCCTGGACGTGCTGGGCAGGCGCAGCGACGGTTACCATGAGGTAGTCATGATCATGCAGGCCATTACCTTGGCTGATGCGGTGACCCTGACCGAACAGCAGAGGGATATTACCGTTACCTGCGACCGGTCTGACCTTGCATGCGACCATACCAATCTGGCCTATCGCGCCGCGTCCTTAATTCGGGATACTTTCCGGATTGATCGCGGTGTACATATTCACTTGACCAAACGCATCCCGCTGGCGGCAGGGCTAGCCGGCGGCAGCGCCGATGCCGCCGCTGTCTTGCGCGGGCTCAACCGCTTGTGGGGACTTGGTTTAAATAGTCATGAGCTTGAGCGGCTCGGCGCCGCTTTAGGCTCGGATGTGCCTTTTTGTTTGCACGGCGGCACCATGCTGGCTACCGGGCGGGGAGAAATCCTTACGCCGCTGCCGCCCTTGCCCCAGTGTTTTGTCGTTTTGGCTAAACCGGCGGTCAGCGTGTCCACTGCCTGGGTCTACGGCAATTTCCGCCCCCAGGCGGTTGGGCGCCGTCCCGATATTGCCGCAATGCGCCGCAGCCTGGCGCAATCCGACTTAGCCGCAGTGGCCGCGGGACTGGGTAATGTCCTGGAAAGCGTAACTATCCCCGCTTACCCGGATATTGACCGGCTTAAACGGTTGATGGTCGAGGCGGGGGCGCTGGGCAGTCTCATGTCCGGCAGCGGTCCGACGGTTTTTGGTTTGGCCGCCGGCCGCGAGCAAGCCGAACATATCGCAGCCATGCTTCGGCAGCAAACTGCGGCGGAAATTTTTGTAGCTGAGACATTGATGAAGGTGGAGGAGTAA